Proteins encoded in a region of the Macaca mulatta isolate MMU2019108-1 chromosome X, T2T-MMU8v2.0, whole genome shotgun sequence genome:
- the MAGEE2 gene encoding melanoma-associated antigen E2: protein MSLVSQNARRCNAEITADYSDGRGEIQATNASGPPTPMLVVDVPQCPQAPINPQCVNTSQAVQDTNDLEVLIDEQSRRLGALRVHDPLEDRSIALVNFMRMKSQKEGSIQQSEMLEFLREYSDQFPEILRRASAHLDRVFGLNLRVIDPQADTYNLVSKRGSQITDRIVESLDMPKASLLALVLGHILLNGNRAREASIWDLLLKVDMWDKPQRINNLFGNTRNLLTTDFVRMRFLEYWPVYGTNPLEFEFLWGSRAHSEITKMEALKFVSDAHDEEPQSWPEEYNKALEADKTKERSLTAGLEFWSEDTMNDKANDLVQLAISVSEELLPIHQDELLAHTGKEFEDVFPNILNRATLILDMFYGLSLIEVDTSEHIYLLVQQPESEEEQVMLESLGRPTQEYVMPILGLIFLMGNRVKEANVWNLLRRFSVDVGRKHAITCKLMRQRYLECRPLSYSNPVEYELLWGPRAHHETTKMKVLEYMARLYRKRPQDWPEQYREAVEDEEARAKSEATTMFFLGPM, encoded by the coding sequence ATGTCTCTGGTAAGCCAGAATGCACGCCGCTGTAACGCAGAGATCACTGCAGATTACAGCGACGGCAGAGGTGAAATACAAGCTACTAACGCCTCCGggccccccacccccatgctAGTCGTTGATGTCCCCCAGTGCCCTCAGGCACCAATCAACCCTCAGTGTGTCAACACTTCCCAGGCCGTTCAGGACACGAATGACCTGGAAGTCCTGATCGACGAGCAGTCCAGACGTTTGGGGGCGCTCAGGGTCCACGACCCTCTAGAAGACAGGTCGATTGCTTTGGTGAATTTCATGAGAATGAAAAGCCAGAAGGAGGGGTCTATTCAGCAGTCCGAGATGCTGGAGTTTCTCAGAGAGTACTCAGATCAGTTCCCTGAGATCCTCAGACGAGCCTCAGCTCACCTGGACCGGGTCTTTGGGTTGAACCTGAGAGTTATTGATCCACAGGCTGACACATACAATTTAGTCAGCAAACGGGGTTCCCAGATCACCGATAGGATAGTGGAGTCCTTGGACATGCCAAAAGCAAGTCTCCTGGCCCTAGTCCTAGGCCACATCCTCTTGAATGGGAACCGAGCAAGAGAGGCATCCATTTGGGACCTGCTGCTAAAAGTTGATATGTGGGATAAGCCTCAGAGGATCAATAACCTCTTTGGGAACACAAGGAACCTCCTCACCACTGACTTTGTGCGCATGCGATTCTTGGAGTACTGGCCGGTGTATGGCACTAATCCCCTTGAATTTGAGTTCTTGTGGGGCTCTAGAGCCCATAGTGAAATCACAAAGATGGAAGCCCTGAAGTTTGTGTCAGATGCCCATGATGAAGAACCCCAGAGCTGGCCAGAAGAATATAACAAGGCCCTGGAAGCTgacaaaaccaaagaaagaagCCTGACTGCTGGCTTAGAGTTCTGGTCGGAGGACACTATGAATGATAAGGCAAATGATTTGGTCCAGTTGGCTATTAGTGTCTCTGAGGAGTTGCTGCCTATACATCAGGATGAGCTATTGGCTCACACTGGCAAAGAATTTGAggatgtgttcccaaatatcctcaATAGAGCTACTCTAATTCTTGATATGTTCTATGGGTTGTCTCTGATTGAGGTTGATACCAGTGAGCACATCTACCTCCTTGTCCAGCAACCAGAATCAGAGGAAGAGCAAGTGATGCTAGAGAGCCTGGGGAGACCCACTCAAGAATATGTAATGCCAATCCTAGGTTTGATATTCTTGATGGGCAACCGTGTCAAAGAGGCCAATGTCTGGAACTTGCTTCGAAGATTTAGTGTGGATGTAGGGAGAAAGCATGCCATCACCTGTAAGCTTATGAGACAGCGCTATCTGGAATGCAGGCCACTGTCCTACTCTAACCCAGTTGAATATGAGCTTCTATGGGGTCCTCGAGCTCACCATGAAACCACCAAAATGAAAGTCTTGGAGTACATGGCCAGGCTCTACAGAAAGCGACCACAGGACTGGCCAGAACAATATAGGGAGGCTGTGGAAGATGAGGAGGCCAGAGCCAAATCTGAGGCAACTACCATGTTCTTCCTTGGTCCCATGTGA